One region of Mucilaginibacter sp. 14171R-50 genomic DNA includes:
- a CDS encoding sugar MFS transporter, with the protein MSDTTALSNRQSKLSPIYIIGMLFFIFGFITWLNSVLIPYLKLACELTTVEAYLVTFAFYISYFVLAIPSAWILKLTGFKKGMSVGLGIMAVGALVFIPAALTRYYGLFLLGLFIQGSGLALLQTASNPYITILGPPESAAKRISIMGVCNKIAGALAPIILGAIALKNADGLKERLEAMAPAAKLTELNELASRVIMPYIIIVIVLLILAVVIYYSSLPEIDTDQEDETTAVNNTGKTSIMQFPHLLLGVLTLFFYVGAEVIAGDTIINYGSTQGIPLNIAKFFTTCTLICMLIGYFVGIACIPKYLNQEKAMKISAVLGLVLSAVAILTTGYVSVSAVALLGLANSLVWPAIWPMALAGLGRFTKIGSSLLIMGIAGGAIVPLAYGALAQSLNPSHGYLVLIPAYLVILYYAIGGHKVGRPKTSTHQQL; encoded by the coding sequence ATGTCAGATACAACAGCACTCAGCAACAGGCAATCAAAGCTAAGCCCCATATATATTATTGGGATGCTGTTTTTTATTTTCGGGTTCATCACCTGGCTAAATTCGGTATTGATACCATACCTTAAATTAGCCTGCGAGCTAACCACCGTTGAAGCTTACCTGGTAACCTTTGCATTCTATATATCTTATTTCGTGCTGGCAATACCATCAGCCTGGATCTTGAAATTAACAGGCTTTAAAAAGGGCATGTCTGTAGGCCTGGGTATTATGGCCGTGGGCGCCCTGGTATTTATACCGGCGGCGTTAACCCGTTATTACGGGTTGTTTTTATTGGGCTTGTTTATCCAGGGATCGGGGCTGGCGTTGCTGCAAACGGCGTCCAACCCCTACATCACCATACTGGGCCCGCCCGAAAGTGCTGCCAAACGCATTAGTATTATGGGGGTTTGCAATAAAATAGCCGGGGCCCTGGCGCCCATTATACTGGGTGCTATCGCCCTAAAAAACGCCGACGGCTTAAAAGAGCGCCTGGAGGCAATGGCGCCTGCCGCTAAACTCACAGAGCTAAACGAACTGGCGTCGCGGGTTATTATGCCTTATATAATTATCGTAATTGTACTGCTCATTTTAGCGGTGGTAATATATTACTCCAGCCTGCCCGAGATAGATACCGATCAGGAAGACGAAACAACAGCCGTTAACAATACCGGCAAAACCAGCATTATGCAATTTCCGCATTTGCTGTTAGGCGTGTTAACGCTGTTTTTTTATGTAGGGGCCGAGGTTATTGCCGGCGATACCATCATCAACTACGGCAGCACGCAGGGCATCCCCTTAAATATTGCTAAATTTTTTACAACCTGTACATTGATATGTATGCTTATAGGCTATTTTGTGGGTATTGCCTGCATCCCCAAATACCTTAACCAGGAAAAAGCCATGAAAATATCGGCCGTATTAGGGCTGGTACTTTCGGCTGTGGCTATACTAACCACAGGGTATGTGTCGGTATCAGCAGTAGCTTTATTAGGACTGGCAAACTCGCTCGTTTGGCCTGCAATATGGCCAATGGCGTTAGCTGGCCTGGGCAGGTTCACAAAAATAGGGTCATCATTATTAATTATGGGCATAGCGGGCGGCGCGATAGTACCTTTGGCTTACGGTGCTTTGGCCCAGTCATTAAATCCCAGCCACGGCTACCTGGTATTGATACCGGCTTACCTCGTTATTCTGTATTATGCTATTGGCGGGCACAAGGTAGGCAGGCCAAAAACTTCAACACATCAACAATTATAA
- a CDS encoding PKD domain-containing protein, which produces MKNLKAYLFVLSVVIASAVLSSCKKDSYVAQTDLLYDVEVDGSTATFKVKTEGVTGYKWDFGDGETSTEASPTHTYPGKGKYVPTLTASVNGKSVEASTVLRIAKTSPVKINDNSLDDWAAVTKDVIPLGATKGIFRNVKMDYDGNYVYLYGEMTGKKSDAVIFDMYIDSDNDAGTGLLTGTFPDGGYDILLEGQLLTAGVDIFYHNSADQNAFSFAPQSIAEAYTVGTVKDEAGVVKFEMRIARGKLKGLTGSGMRIALQAIKNDWSVVLGNAPDEGTSSFFLDMSE; this is translated from the coding sequence ATGAAAAATTTAAAAGCTTACCTGTTCGTGCTATCGGTAGTTATAGCAAGTGCGGTACTCAGTTCATGTAAAAAGGATAGCTATGTAGCCCAAACCGATCTGCTTTATGATGTAGAAGTTGATGGCTCTACCGCCACCTTTAAAGTTAAAACCGAGGGCGTAACAGGTTACAAATGGGATTTTGGCGATGGTGAAACATCTACCGAAGCCAGCCCCACCCATACCTATCCGGGCAAGGGCAAGTATGTGCCAACGCTAACCGCATCGGTAAACGGTAAAAGCGTTGAGGCATCAACTGTGCTGCGTATAGCCAAAACATCGCCGGTGAAGATCAACGATAACTCGCTCGATGATTGGGCAGCTGTTACCAAAGATGTTATTCCACTGGGTGCAACCAAGGGCATTTTCAGGAATGTAAAAATGGATTACGATGGTAACTACGTGTACCTGTACGGCGAAATGACCGGAAAAAAATCAGACGCGGTTATTTTTGATATGTATATCGATTCTGATAATGATGCGGGCACAGGATTGCTAACCGGCACTTTCCCCGATGGTGGCTACGACATCCTGCTGGAAGGTCAGCTGCTCACCGCTGGTGTGGATATTTTTTACCATAACAGCGCCGATCAGAACGCCTTTTCGTTCGCCCCGCAGTCAATAGCCGAGGCCTACACAGTAGGTACAGTTAAGGATGAAGCCGGTGTGGTGAAGTTTGAAATGCGTATTGCACGCGGTAAGCTTAAAGGCTTAACAGGTTCGGGCATGCGTATAGCTTTACAGGCCATAAAAAACGACTGGTCGGTAGTGCTGGGCAACGCGCCCGACGAAGGGACCTCGAGTTTCTTCTTAGACATGAGCGAATAG
- a CDS encoding glycoside hydrolase family 31 protein produces MTKALKICLFFAVTLCAAGARLCAQTTVVIKEGEMWYGGAVNEAHLMPFQDGYSYNMYGDTRGNQAVPLLVSTKGRFIWSGEPFKFAVEKNRLLITDLKGELTIDSTGTDLREAFKNAAKRFFPAKGKLPDTLLFSKPQYNTWIELVYNQNQKDILSYARAIIDNGFPPGVIMIDDNWADYYGKFDFRLDRFSNATAMVDTLHSLGFKVMLWVSPFISPDTEVGREVAAKKLVLFDNEGDAGKTWAQASKPAIISWWNGYSTVLDLTNPGAMTWFRGRLDHMVNTYHLDGFKFDAGDAEFYPANSISYKKVTPNEHSRLWGEVGLHYPLNEYRAMWKMGGEPLVQRLRDKKHSWEDLQKLIPHLTTAGLLGYQFTCPDMIGGGEYGSFIGRDKLDETLVVRSAQCSALMPMMQFSVAPWRVLSKSNLAAVKKAVDIRAKYTPYIMQLVKAAAKTGEPVARSMEYAFPNQGYAHVQGQFMLGSKYLVAPMVAAGNLKTVYLPKGKWRSDAGKTVKGPAKIEVEVAADRLPVFELIKD; encoded by the coding sequence ATGACCAAAGCCTTAAAGATATGTTTGTTTTTTGCTGTGACGTTATGCGCCGCCGGTGCACGGCTTTGCGCGCAGACAACTGTGGTGATTAAGGAGGGCGAGATGTGGTATGGCGGTGCGGTGAACGAAGCACACCTGATGCCCTTTCAGGACGGTTACAGCTACAACATGTACGGCGATACCCGCGGCAACCAAGCCGTGCCGCTGCTGGTATCTACCAAAGGCAGGTTCATTTGGAGCGGGGAGCCTTTTAAGTTCGCCGTTGAAAAGAACAGACTGCTTATAACTGATCTGAAGGGTGAGCTAACGATCGATTCGACAGGGACGGACTTGCGTGAAGCATTTAAAAATGCCGCGAAGCGATTTTTCCCCGCAAAGGGCAAACTTCCTGATACATTATTATTCAGCAAACCGCAATACAATACCTGGATAGAGCTGGTTTATAATCAAAACCAAAAGGATATTTTAAGTTATGCAAGGGCTATCATCGATAATGGTTTCCCGCCGGGCGTTATCATGATAGACGATAACTGGGCCGATTATTACGGAAAGTTTGACTTCAGGCTCGATAGGTTTAGCAACGCTACAGCGATGGTTGATACCCTGCACAGCTTAGGGTTTAAGGTGATGCTTTGGGTAAGTCCGTTCATTTCTCCCGATACCGAAGTGGGCAGGGAGGTGGCAGCCAAAAAGCTGGTGCTGTTCGATAATGAAGGCGATGCGGGCAAAACCTGGGCGCAGGCATCTAAACCTGCTATCATCAGCTGGTGGAACGGCTACAGCACGGTGCTCGATCTTACCAATCCCGGTGCTATGACCTGGTTTCGCGGGCGTTTAGATCATATGGTAAATACCTATCACCTGGATGGCTTTAAGTTTGACGCCGGCGATGCAGAGTTTTACCCTGCAAACAGCATATCGTACAAAAAAGTAACTCCTAATGAGCATAGCAGGCTTTGGGGCGAAGTGGGCTTACATTATCCCCTCAACGAGTACCGCGCCATGTGGAAAATGGGCGGCGAGCCGCTGGTGCAGCGCCTGCGCGATAAAAAGCACAGTTGGGAGGACCTTCAAAAACTAATACCGCATTTGACCACAGCAGGCTTGCTGGGATACCAGTTTACTTGCCCCGATATGATAGGCGGCGGCGAGTACGGCTCCTTTATCGGAAGGGATAAGCTGGATGAAACTTTAGTGGTACGCTCGGCGCAATGCTCGGCACTAATGCCTATGATGCAGTTTTCGGTCGCGCCCTGGCGTGTGCTCTCAAAATCAAACTTAGCAGCGGTAAAAAAAGCCGTTGATATACGGGCTAAGTACACACCATACATTATGCAACTGGTAAAAGCTGCCGCTAAAACCGGCGAACCCGTTGCCCGCAGCATGGAGTACGCATTTCCTAACCAAGGGTATGCTCATGTACAAGGTCAGTTTATGCTGGGCAGCAAATACCTGGTAGCACCCATGGTAGCGGCAGGCAACCTCAAAACCGTTTATCTGCCCAAAGGAAAATGGAGAAGCGATGCGGGTAAAACGGTAAAAGGCCCGGCCAAAATAGAAGTGGAAGTAGCGGCGGACAGGCTGCCCGTATTTGAATTAATAAAAGATTAA
- a CDS encoding carbohydrate-binding family 9-like protein, which translates to MDKGIAANIPYLTGAGNLASVEGVSQALDGLERRQIIHAPWAGTEEQPTASFALAYNDTDIYLKYYVTEHTLKAEYSKFNDPVFEDSCVEFFIAFDDDVNYYNLEFNCMGTCRAQYGQYKTGRTFLPVNLLQTIRHQTLIKQGIDNINWELTLCIPKNIFKFHPGLSLTKSRAKVNFYKCGDGLPQPHFLCWSRVEARKPEFHLSRFFKEVTFSPQVY; encoded by the coding sequence ATGGATAAGGGTATAGCCGCAAATATTCCGTACCTTACGGGTGCCGGTAACCTTGCATCTGTTGAAGGGGTTTCGCAGGCGCTGGATGGATTGGAGCGCAGGCAGATCATACACGCGCCCTGGGCAGGTACCGAGGAACAGCCAACGGCATCGTTCGCGCTGGCTTATAATGACACGGATATCTATCTGAAATATTACGTAACAGAGCACACTTTAAAGGCCGAATACAGTAAATTTAACGACCCGGTATTTGAAGATAGTTGTGTGGAGTTCTTTATCGCGTTTGATGACGATGTAAATTACTACAACCTGGAGTTTAACTGCATGGGCACTTGCAGGGCGCAGTACGGGCAATATAAAACCGGGCGTACATTTTTGCCGGTAAACCTGCTGCAAACCATCAGGCACCAAACGCTGATAAAACAGGGTATTGATAATATCAACTGGGAGCTTACTTTATGCATCCCCAAAAACATATTCAAGTTTCATCCCGGGCTATCATTAACAAAAAGCCGGGCAAAGGTTAACTTTTATAAATGCGGCGACGGCCTGCCTCAACCACACTTTTTATGCTGGAGCAGGGTAGAGGCCAGGAAGCCCGAGTTTCACCTGAGCCGGTTTTTTAAAGAAGTAACATTTAGTCCGCAGGTATATTAA
- a CDS encoding RagB/SusD family nutrient uptake outer membrane protein, giving the protein MKKKIFSIITLVLVAASSCKNLDVTPSDAISTGTLVTTSDGLTNALNGAYALFKDHIEFNGTVDQNNMYLRQFYHLSDFASDDIVCGQVTTDPLYYSFSLDHSPAQGNTRYFWYISYKIITGVNTVIDAVEKSGKTDAATNQLLGECYFLRSFCHFNLVRLFAKPYTVDPNAPGIILRDNLTDPSKKARSTVQEVYDSVIADAEKAAGLMTRPRGVQYASQEAAWSLLARVNLYKEDNAKAIEYANKVINSGKFTLANKNEYKTLFANAATSSETIWCVAFTPVDDYGKFGSIASMIYSDGNSGWGEEYASSSLRSAMSAHPEDVRWSYIVPLSDGAGGVQKKNGIEIYYISKFSFQGGLPNLSSPIMFRIAEMYLIRAEAEAKTGKTADALDDVDMIRKNRGLEGSLYNKVVPGGKTALDVVLDEKRLEMAFEGHRTYDVFRNKRTLNKAYWGYHLTGLKETDIDLSKTPAGYPNLTVPYTSPRIIYYLPIDEVLSNPLATQNP; this is encoded by the coding sequence AACCCTTGTGTTAGTTGCGGCAAGCAGCTGTAAAAACTTAGATGTTACCCCAAGCGATGCCATCAGTACCGGTACGCTGGTAACCACCAGCGATGGTTTAACCAATGCCCTTAACGGAGCCTACGCTTTGTTTAAAGACCATATTGAGTTTAACGGCACGGTTGACCAGAATAACATGTACCTGCGCCAGTTTTATCACCTGAGCGATTTTGCCAGTGATGATATTGTTTGCGGGCAGGTAACAACCGACCCATTGTATTACAGCTTTAGCCTCGATCATTCGCCGGCACAGGGCAACACACGTTATTTCTGGTACATTTCGTACAAGATCATCACTGGTGTTAACACGGTTATAGATGCGGTTGAAAAATCGGGCAAAACAGACGCCGCTACCAATCAATTATTGGGCGAGTGTTACTTCCTGCGTTCCTTCTGCCACTTTAACCTGGTAAGGCTATTTGCCAAGCCATACACGGTAGATCCTAACGCGCCGGGCATCATCCTGCGCGATAACCTTACCGATCCATCAAAAAAAGCGCGCTCAACCGTTCAGGAGGTTTACGATTCTGTTATTGCCGACGCCGAAAAAGCAGCCGGTTTAATGACCCGGCCGCGCGGTGTACAGTATGCATCGCAGGAAGCAGCGTGGTCGTTACTTGCGCGTGTAAACCTGTATAAAGAAGATAACGCAAAGGCTATTGAGTATGCCAATAAAGTAATTAACTCGGGCAAATTTACCTTAGCCAACAAAAACGAGTACAAAACCCTGTTTGCCAATGCTGCTACCAGCAGCGAAACCATCTGGTGCGTAGCGTTTACCCCGGTTGACGATTATGGTAAATTTGGCTCTATCGCATCAATGATCTACTCAGACGGTAACTCGGGCTGGGGCGAGGAGTATGCTTCATCTTCATTACGGTCGGCGATGTCGGCTCACCCCGAAGATGTGCGCTGGTCGTACATCGTTCCCCTGTCAGATGGTGCAGGTGGCGTTCAAAAGAAAAACGGCATCGAGATCTATTACATCAGTAAATTCTCGTTCCAGGGCGGCCTGCCAAATTTAAGCTCGCCAATTATGTTCAGGATAGCCGAAATGTACCTGATACGTGCCGAAGCCGAAGCCAAAACCGGAAAAACCGCCGATGCGCTTGACGATGTGGATATGATTCGCAAGAACCGCGGACTGGAGGGCTCGCTTTATAACAAGGTAGTACCGGGCGGCAAAACCGCTTTGGATGTAGTATTGGACGAAAAACGTTTAGAGATGGCATTTGAAGGCCACCGTACTTATGACGTATTCCGTAACAAACGCACGCTTAACAAGGCTTACTGGGGTTACCACCTTACCGGTTTAAAAGAAACCGATATCGATCTGTCTAAAACGCCGGCGGGGTATCCTAACCTAACAGTGCCGTACACCAGTCCGCGCATTATTTATTATTTGCCTATCGACGAGGTGTTAAGCAACCCGTTAGCCACACAAAACCCATAA
- a CDS encoding acyltransferase family protein, which produces MAKSTTADQLANGRLVSLDVMRGMIMILLCGESCALYEAIRHIDPAKPMGGLINQFFHHPWHGLHFWDLVQPAFMFMAGAAMYISYSRKLDKGISWNDNLRHILIRSLKLFICGVALHCFYAGKPVWELWNVLTQLSFTTIVAYLIIDKSYTWQIVFSIGLLILTEVLYRTILMPGFDQPFVEGKNFGAYVDTLLMGKINSDGWVTINCIPTAAHTIWGVLAGKLLISNKSISYKIKALIAAGIVALVIGFGLDLSGVTPIIKRISTSAFAFASVGWVLLILAAVYWLVDVKRNNKYAWIFTVVGMNAIFIYLFFETVGAQWVNGKVAIFTGDMLHLFLNVPLGVAAVVSAIATLIAEWGLCYWLYKRNIFFKL; this is translated from the coding sequence ATGGCAAAAAGTACAACTGCTGATCAGTTAGCCAACGGGCGTTTAGTATCGTTAGATGTTATGCGCGGCATGATCATGATACTGCTTTGCGGCGAAAGCTGCGCGCTTTATGAAGCGATAAGGCATATCGATCCTGCCAAACCTATGGGCGGACTGATCAACCAGTTCTTTCATCATCCGTGGCACGGGCTGCATTTCTGGGATTTAGTTCAGCCCGCGTTTATGTTCATGGCGGGTGCCGCGATGTATATTTCTTACAGCCGCAAACTGGATAAAGGCATTAGCTGGAACGATAATCTGCGCCATATATTAATACGCAGCCTTAAGCTTTTTATTTGCGGTGTAGCGCTGCATTGCTTTTATGCCGGCAAGCCGGTTTGGGAACTTTGGAATGTGCTAACACAGCTATCGTTCACTACCATAGTAGCATATCTCATCATCGATAAATCGTACACGTGGCAAATTGTGTTTAGCATTGGCCTGCTTATCCTAACCGAAGTCTTATACCGCACCATACTTATGCCTGGTTTCGACCAGCCGTTTGTAGAAGGCAAAAACTTTGGGGCGTATGTTGATACCCTGCTTATGGGTAAAATAAACAGCGATGGCTGGGTAACCATCAATTGCATACCAACAGCGGCGCATACCATTTGGGGTGTGTTGGCAGGTAAACTGTTAATATCAAACAAAAGCATCAGTTATAAAATAAAGGCCTTAATTGCAGCCGGCATTGTAGCCCTTGTAATTGGTTTCGGGCTCGACCTTTCGGGTGTAACACCTATCATCAAACGGATAAGCACCAGCGCGTTCGCGTTTGCATCGGTGGGTTGGGTGTTGTTGATACTGGCTGCAGTTTACTGGTTGGTTGATGTAAAGCGCAACAATAAATACGCATGGATATTTACCGTGGTAGGCATGAACGCCATATTCATCTACCTGTTTTTTGAAACGGTTGGCGCGCAATGGGTTAATGGCAAAGTGGCCATTTTTACCGGCGATATGCTGCACCTGTTCCTGAACGTTCCGTTAGGCGTAGCGGCTGTGGTATCGGCCATTGCCACGCTAATTGCCGAGTGGGGCCTGTGCTACTGGCTGTATAAACGGAACATCTTTTTTAAACTATAA
- a CDS encoding phosphotransferase enzyme family protein: MQSSKNIAEVVSHFQCAADVGSQKAYGSGHINDTFFLSNVSAGGPDYLLQRINHSIFTNVEKLTDNMRKVTEHLRGKMEAFGYGDPKKEVMTLIPADNGRFFYKDSAGDYWRMFYFLSDTKSYDVVQTEKQAYEGGKAFGRFQAMLADIPPGEMFEVIPDFHNIRKRLQHLDEAVAKDACGRVAAVAAELDIVKKYAASMQYFQQPEQVALLPRRVIHNDTKFNNVLLNSNDEAQCVIDLETVMDGYVAYDFGDAIRTIVNTTTEDEADLSKIQLNLPLFNAYVRGYLKEASAFLTDAEVNSLMKGALLLPFMQAVRFLTDYINGDTYFKIKFEGHNLQRARAQFQLVKMLEANAADMQQTILSEMEKYKTAHTNG; encoded by the coding sequence GTGCAAAGTTCTAAAAACATAGCTGAGGTTGTATCGCACTTTCAATGTGCTGCCGATGTGGGTTCGCAAAAAGCTTATGGCTCGGGGCATATCAACGACACCTTCTTTTTAAGCAATGTATCGGCCGGCGGGCCCGATTACCTGTTGCAGCGCATTAACCATAGCATTTTTACCAATGTAGAAAAGCTTACCGATAATATGCGCAAGGTAACCGAGCACCTAAGAGGCAAGATGGAGGCCTTTGGGTACGGGGATCCTAAAAAGGAGGTAATGACCCTTATACCTGCGGATAACGGCCGCTTTTTTTACAAGGATAGCGCAGGCGATTACTGGCGTATGTTTTACTTTTTAAGCGATACCAAAAGCTACGATGTGGTGCAAACCGAAAAGCAGGCCTACGAGGGCGGTAAGGCTTTTGGCAGGTTCCAGGCTATGCTGGCGGATATACCACCGGGCGAGATGTTTGAGGTAATACCCGACTTTCACAACATCCGGAAACGCTTGCAGCATCTGGACGAAGCTGTTGCAAAAGATGCCTGCGGGCGTGTGGCAGCAGTTGCCGCCGAACTGGACATAGTTAAAAAGTACGCGGCATCTATGCAATATTTTCAACAGCCCGAACAGGTTGCATTGCTACCCAGGCGCGTGATACATAACGATACCAAGTTTAACAATGTATTGCTGAACAGCAACGACGAGGCGCAGTGCGTTATCGATCTGGAAACGGTGATGGATGGATACGTAGCCTATGATTTTGGCGATGCGATCCGTACTATCGTCAACACCACTACCGAAGACGAGGCCGACCTGAGCAAGATACAGCTTAACCTGCCGCTGTTTAACGCTTACGTGCGGGGCTATTTAAAGGAAGCATCTGCATTTTTAACCGATGCTGAAGTTAACTCGCTGATGAAGGGTGCCCTGTTGCTTCCTTTTATGCAGGCCGTAAGGTTTTTAACCGATTATATTAACGGCGATACCTACTTTAAAATAAAGTTTGAAGGGCACAACCTGCAGCGTGCAAGGGCACAGTTCCAGCTGGTAAAAATGCTTGAAGCCAACGCTGCCGATATGCAGCAAACCATACTCAGCGAAATGGAGAAATATAAAACAGCGCATACCAATGGATAA
- a CDS encoding DUF4832 domain-containing protein has translation MIKKFTGYALGVSLAAILLAFSCNDKSANLVKVEKVNVTYTESAEDFPNPERGFYRYSEVHSSNYEVLTEAELKAYRSPQSIQGANYQVASTLVFRYYVLDDVVNKAISASFLTNLKKDFEAARAAGVKLIPRFVYTATAKPGNCPEGFICPLYGDAPKTIILNHIAQLKPVLHDNADVIACVQLGFIGVWGEQYYSDFFGDASNNGNQNNRLTDNNWKDRIEVIKAMLDAVPADRMIQLRYPQLKQRYLYGVNSPLTSAPLTESGAFNETDMARLGYHNDCFMASSNDFGTYEDYGNSSSPRTSDGAVLNTLKDYFKADSKFVVVGGETCSDDFSPTNDCEPAGKIQAEFAALHYSFINAHYNTEVNNDWQDGGCMDNIKRNLGYRFVLQSAVLPDNVVKGTDLNIVLNIKNAGYASPYNKRPAKLLLRNTKTGEVKSFDLATDVRKWYSGDNKVTETIAIPSDFPAGDYEMLLNLPDAYASLAGKPEFSIRLANNDVWEATTGYNKLNHTIKVN, from the coding sequence ATGATAAAAAAATTTACAGGTTACGCCCTGGGCGTTTCCTTAGCAGCCATACTGCTGGCCTTTTCGTGTAACGATAAAAGCGCCAACCTGGTTAAGGTTGAAAAAGTGAACGTTACCTACACCGAAAGCGCCGAAGATTTCCCTAACCCCGAGCGTGGCTTTTACCGCTACTCCGAAGTGCACTCCAGCAATTACGAGGTATTGACGGAGGCAGAACTGAAAGCATACCGCTCACCGCAAAGTATACAGGGGGCGAACTACCAGGTAGCAAGCACACTGGTTTTCAGGTATTATGTTTTGGATGATGTGGTTAACAAGGCCATATCCGCCAGTTTTTTAACCAACTTAAAAAAGGATTTTGAAGCAGCCCGCGCGGCAGGTGTTAAGCTTATCCCGCGGTTTGTATATACCGCTACCGCCAAGCCGGGTAACTGCCCCGAAGGATTTATTTGTCCGCTGTATGGCGATGCACCCAAAACCATTATTCTGAACCACATTGCACAGCTAAAGCCTGTATTGCATGATAATGCCGATGTTATTGCCTGTGTACAACTGGGCTTTATAGGCGTATGGGGCGAGCAATATTACAGCGACTTTTTTGGTGATGCCTCAAACAACGGTAACCAAAACAACCGATTAACCGATAACAACTGGAAAGACAGGATAGAGGTGATCAAAGCTATGCTGGATGCCGTGCCTGCCGACAGGATGATACAGCTGCGCTACCCGCAGTTAAAGCAGCGTTACCTGTATGGTGTTAATTCCCCGCTTACATCGGCGCCTTTAACAGAAAGTGGTGCATTCAACGAAACCGATATGGCCCGCTTAGGCTACCATAACGATTGCTTTATGGCCAGCAGTAACGATTTTGGTACTTACGAGGATTATGGCAATAGTTCATCGCCACGCACATCAGACGGCGCGGTACTGAACACCCTGAAAGATTACTTTAAGGCCGACAGCAAGTTTGTAGTAGTTGGCGGCGAAACCTGCTCTGACGACTTCAGCCCCACCAACGATTGCGAGCCGGCCGGTAAGATCCAGGCCGAGTTTGCTGCCCTGCACTATAGCTTTATAAATGCCCATTACAACACCGAGGTAAATAACGATTGGCAGGATGGTGGTTGTATGGATAACATTAAACGCAACCTGGGCTATCGTTTTGTGCTGCAAAGCGCTGTACTGCCCGATAACGTGGTTAAAGGTACTGACCTGAACATTGTGCTGAATATCAAAAATGCGGGTTATGCATCGCCATATAATAAGCGCCCGGCCAAACTGCTGCTGCGCAATACTAAAACCGGCGAAGTAAAATCGTTCGATTTGGCTACCGATGTACGCAAATGGTATAGCGGTGATAACAAAGTGACCGAAACCATCGCCATCCCTTCTGATTTCCCTGCAGGTGATTACGAAATGCTGCTTAACCTGCCCGATGCTTATGCAAGCCTTGCAGGCAAGCCGGAGTTCAGCATCCGTTTAGCCAATAATGATGTGTGGGAAGCTACAACAGGTTATAACAAGTTAAACCATACTATTAAAGTTAACTAA